Proteins from a single region of Xiphophorus maculatus strain JP 163 A chromosome 22, X_maculatus-5.0-male, whole genome shotgun sequence:
- the fam149b1 gene encoding protein FAM149B1 isoform X2 has translation MLFAESRARGGGDERRGLEPLSRREKRMISRYNRRPVSHKLEIRGLSRSSLDHHPLPEEADDNKTSPHYLHDLQEAVSAHNSLQTSAASDHSDCPTVISVSPSQSWSGIHSSTGTGISTERSSVFSWGYDEFDKAASRQVQQMFDEIDKELYEGRGCGGGILQGLQDECQQWTTRFPHLRILGTQLLCPTDEGFQWYATPGTVSRASSPSTDGKTTVNSQGKEKGAAELNIQGRKAALIKEFDDTPHSEPSSYDQPRVIEVEGVMEEYLAFDSRDLNEECHEECPESVWRHHCLPPVSPYRCRRQAVLDLLFDDVWRELVGWMKELVQRHWECCTSHDETLSGSLSPVLPDALNPFMLLSSLPAVLPKLGQSRVPPLMSGQQLQGVPISSERSVLEANTKSRGSKHKSRWKSKKQKRPSAAGRTPAGAAATQYNLHDLIVIQSIPLQQRNLAVLERSQDPEERPSHRTVSSAIPSSRPRPRRALEQSSSSLSRQLQSARRRNPPPRNLLPLVPSLSQAGTGGYLDEVIRGTRLTTASDRLTSPLVALSRNTPLPPIGTGDTESSHPGLLSKLTQRQKGPSSRAHSAIHDEVQSSIPRDRHHILDIFSRPNTTHTYRSDTPYRSSFTVLDNIGQGRPGRASVGTDSLGIGVTGVSLGISSSSFLDSYPHHPLGPSPIKDEEEPEPQSPVAAAPVPPRSFTRGGISSRSSRPGL, from the exons ATGCTGTTTGCAGAGAGTCGAGCGAGAGGAGGCGGGGATGAGAGACGTGGTCTGGAGCCCTTGAGCCGGAGAGAAAAGAGGATGATTTCACGGTACAACAGGAGACCAGTATCGCATAAACTTGAGAT TCGTGGTTTGTCTCGTAGCAGTCTCGATCACCACCCTCTCCCTGAAGAAGCAGACGATAACAAAACCTCTCCGCATTACCTCCATGACCTGCAGGAAGCCGTCTCTGCACACAACAG CTTGCAGACGTCTGCCGCCTCGGACCACTCCGACTGCCCAACCGTTATCTCAGTATCACCCAGCCAGTCCTGGTCCGGTATTCACAGCTCCACAGGAACCGGCATCTCCACAGAAAGGAGCTCCGTTTTCTCTTGGGGCTATGAT GAGTTTGATAAGGCGGCGTCGCGGCAGGTGCAGCAGATGTTTGATGAGATCGACAAGGAGCTGTATGAAGGGAGAGGCTGTGGGGGGGGGATACTCCAGGGGCTGCAGGACGAATGCCAGCAGTGGACCACACGCTTTCCACATCTTCG GATCCTGGGGACTCAGCTTTTGTGTCCCACCGACGAGGGCTTCCAGTGGTACGCCACTCCAGGGACAGTCAGTCGTGCCAGCAGCCCGTCAACAGACGGAAAAACTACTGTGAACAGCCAAGGCAAAGAGAAAGGGGCTGCAGA attgaATATTCAGGGCAGGAAAGCTGCACTGATCAAAGAGTTTGATGACACTCCTCACAGCGAGCCTAGCAGCTACGACCAGCCGAGAGTGATTGAAGTGGAGGGTGTGATGGAGGAATATCTGGCTTTTGATAGCCGGGACTT GAATGAGGAGTGTCATGAGGAATGCCCGGAGTCTGTTTGGAGGCATCACTGCCTGCCCCCGGTCTCACCGTACCGCTGCCGCCGGCAGGCTGTTCTCGACCTGCTGTTTGATGACGTCTGGCGGGAGCTGGTTGGTTGGATGAAAGAGCTGGTTCAACGTCACTGGGAGTGCTGCACCTCCC ATGACGAAACCCTATCTGGGAGCCTGAGCCCTGTGCTGCCAGACGCTCTGAATCCTTTCATGCTGCTCTCCTCGCTGCCCGCCGTGCTTCCAAAACTCGGTCAGAGCCGAGTGCCACCGCTCATGTCTGGACAGCAGCTCCAG GGGGTGCCAATCAGTTCGGAGAGGTCTGTACTTGAGGCA aacACAAAGTCAAGGGGCTCAAAGCACAAGTCCAGATGGAAatccaaaaagcagaaaaggcCTTCAGCT GCTGGCAGGACGCCTGCAGGGGCAGCGGCAACGCAGTACAACCTGCACGACCTCATCGTGATTCAAAGCATCCCGCTGCAGCAGAGAAACCTGGCTGTGCTGGAGAGAAGCCA GGATCCGGAGGAGCGCCCGTCCCACAGGACAGTCTCTAGCGCCATCCCTTCCAGCAGACCTCGTCCTCGCAGAGCCCTGGAGCAGAGCTCTTCTTCTTTGTCCCGCCAACTGCAGTCAGCACGCCGCAGAAACCCTCCTCCTCGAAACTTGCTGCCCCTTGTTCCGAGTTTGAGTCAGGCCGGGACAGGAGGATACCTGGACGAGGTTATCCGTGGGACACGACT AACCACAGCCAGTGACCGATTAACATCTCCGCTGGTGGCCCTGAGCCGAAACACTCCCCTGCCCCCCATCGGAACCGGAGACACCGAGTCGTCCCATCCAGGGCTGCTGTCAAAGCTCACACAG CGTCAGAAAGGCCCTTCCAGCCGCGCCCACAGCGCCATACATGATGAAGTTCAAAGTTCCATACCAAGGGATCGTCACCACATACTAGACATCTTCTCTCGTCCCAACACGACACACACATACAGG TCAGACACTCCATACCGGAGTTCCTTCACCGTGCTGGACAACATCGGGCAGGGTCGGCCAGGAAGAGCCTCTGTAGGCACAG ACTCTCTGGGAATCGGCGTGACCGGTGTCAGTCTTGGCATCAGCAGCTCATCTTTCTTGGACTCATATCCTCACCACCCGCTGGGGCCCTCGCCCATCAAAGACGAAGAAGAGCCCGAACCACAGAGCCCTGTCGCAG CTGCTCCCGTTCCGCCTCGCTCCTTCACCCGCGGTGGCATCTCATCCAGATCCAGCAGGCCTGGCTTGTAG
- the fam149b1 gene encoding protein FAM149B1 isoform X1, with protein MLFAESRARGGGDERRGLEPLSRREKRMISRYNRRPVSHKLEIRGLSRSSLDHHPLPEEADDNKTSPHYLHDLQEAVSAHNSLQTSAASDHSDCPTVISVSPSQSWSGIHSSTGTGISTERSSVFSWGYDEFDKAASRQVQQMFDEIDKELYEGRGCGGGILQGLQDECQQWTTRFPHLRILGTQLLCPTDEGFQWYATPGTVSRASSPSTDGKTTVNSQGKEKGAAELNIQGRKAALIKEFDDTPHSEPSSYDQPRVIEVEGVMEEYLAFDSRDLNEECHEECPESVWRHHCLPPVSPYRCRRQAVLDLLFDDVWRELVGWMKELVQRHWECCTSHDETLSGSLSPVLPDALNPFMLLSSLPAVLPKLGQSRVPPLMSGQQLQGVPISSERSVLEANTKSRGSKHKSRWKSKKQKRPSAAGRTPAGAAATQYNLHDLIVIQSIPLQQRNLAVLERSQDPEERPSHRTVSSAIPSSRPRPRRALEQSSSSLSRQLQSARRRNPPPRNLLPLVPSLSQAGTGGYLDEVIRGTRLTTASDRLTSPLVALSRNTPLPPIGTGDTESSHPGLLSKLTQRQKGPSSRAHSAIHDEVQSSIPRDRHHILDIFSRPNTTHTYRSDTPYRSSFTVLDNIGQGRPGRASVGTDSLGIGVTGVSLGISSSSFLDSYPHHPLGPSPIKDEEEPEPQSPVAAAAPVPPRSFTRGGISSRSSRPGL; from the exons ATGCTGTTTGCAGAGAGTCGAGCGAGAGGAGGCGGGGATGAGAGACGTGGTCTGGAGCCCTTGAGCCGGAGAGAAAAGAGGATGATTTCACGGTACAACAGGAGACCAGTATCGCATAAACTTGAGAT TCGTGGTTTGTCTCGTAGCAGTCTCGATCACCACCCTCTCCCTGAAGAAGCAGACGATAACAAAACCTCTCCGCATTACCTCCATGACCTGCAGGAAGCCGTCTCTGCACACAACAG CTTGCAGACGTCTGCCGCCTCGGACCACTCCGACTGCCCAACCGTTATCTCAGTATCACCCAGCCAGTCCTGGTCCGGTATTCACAGCTCCACAGGAACCGGCATCTCCACAGAAAGGAGCTCCGTTTTCTCTTGGGGCTATGAT GAGTTTGATAAGGCGGCGTCGCGGCAGGTGCAGCAGATGTTTGATGAGATCGACAAGGAGCTGTATGAAGGGAGAGGCTGTGGGGGGGGGATACTCCAGGGGCTGCAGGACGAATGCCAGCAGTGGACCACACGCTTTCCACATCTTCG GATCCTGGGGACTCAGCTTTTGTGTCCCACCGACGAGGGCTTCCAGTGGTACGCCACTCCAGGGACAGTCAGTCGTGCCAGCAGCCCGTCAACAGACGGAAAAACTACTGTGAACAGCCAAGGCAAAGAGAAAGGGGCTGCAGA attgaATATTCAGGGCAGGAAAGCTGCACTGATCAAAGAGTTTGATGACACTCCTCACAGCGAGCCTAGCAGCTACGACCAGCCGAGAGTGATTGAAGTGGAGGGTGTGATGGAGGAATATCTGGCTTTTGATAGCCGGGACTT GAATGAGGAGTGTCATGAGGAATGCCCGGAGTCTGTTTGGAGGCATCACTGCCTGCCCCCGGTCTCACCGTACCGCTGCCGCCGGCAGGCTGTTCTCGACCTGCTGTTTGATGACGTCTGGCGGGAGCTGGTTGGTTGGATGAAAGAGCTGGTTCAACGTCACTGGGAGTGCTGCACCTCCC ATGACGAAACCCTATCTGGGAGCCTGAGCCCTGTGCTGCCAGACGCTCTGAATCCTTTCATGCTGCTCTCCTCGCTGCCCGCCGTGCTTCCAAAACTCGGTCAGAGCCGAGTGCCACCGCTCATGTCTGGACAGCAGCTCCAG GGGGTGCCAATCAGTTCGGAGAGGTCTGTACTTGAGGCA aacACAAAGTCAAGGGGCTCAAAGCACAAGTCCAGATGGAAatccaaaaagcagaaaaggcCTTCAGCT GCTGGCAGGACGCCTGCAGGGGCAGCGGCAACGCAGTACAACCTGCACGACCTCATCGTGATTCAAAGCATCCCGCTGCAGCAGAGAAACCTGGCTGTGCTGGAGAGAAGCCA GGATCCGGAGGAGCGCCCGTCCCACAGGACAGTCTCTAGCGCCATCCCTTCCAGCAGACCTCGTCCTCGCAGAGCCCTGGAGCAGAGCTCTTCTTCTTTGTCCCGCCAACTGCAGTCAGCACGCCGCAGAAACCCTCCTCCTCGAAACTTGCTGCCCCTTGTTCCGAGTTTGAGTCAGGCCGGGACAGGAGGATACCTGGACGAGGTTATCCGTGGGACACGACT AACCACAGCCAGTGACCGATTAACATCTCCGCTGGTGGCCCTGAGCCGAAACACTCCCCTGCCCCCCATCGGAACCGGAGACACCGAGTCGTCCCATCCAGGGCTGCTGTCAAAGCTCACACAG CGTCAGAAAGGCCCTTCCAGCCGCGCCCACAGCGCCATACATGATGAAGTTCAAAGTTCCATACCAAGGGATCGTCACCACATACTAGACATCTTCTCTCGTCCCAACACGACACACACATACAGG TCAGACACTCCATACCGGAGTTCCTTCACCGTGCTGGACAACATCGGGCAGGGTCGGCCAGGAAGAGCCTCTGTAGGCACAG ACTCTCTGGGAATCGGCGTGACCGGTGTCAGTCTTGGCATCAGCAGCTCATCTTTCTTGGACTCATATCCTCACCACCCGCTGGGGCCCTCGCCCATCAAAGACGAAGAAGAGCCCGAACCACAGAGCCCTGTCGCAG CAGCTGCTCCCGTTCCGCCTCGCTCCTTCACCCGCGGTGGCATCTCATCCAGATCCAGCAGGCCTGGCTTGTAG
- the fam149b1 gene encoding protein FAM149B1 isoform X4, producing the protein MLFAESRARGGGDERRGLEPLSRREKRMISRYNRRPVSHKLEIRGLSRSSLDHHPLPEEADDNKTSPHYLHDLQEAVSAHNSLQTSAASDHSDCPTVISVSPSQSWSGIHSSTGTGISTERSSVFSWGYDEFDKAASRQVQQMFDEIDKELYEGRGCGGGILQGLQDECQQWTTRFPHLRILGTQLLCPTDEGFQWYATPGTVSRASSPSTDGKTTVNSQGKEKGAAELNIQGRKAALIKEFDDTPHSEPSSYDQPRVIEVEGVMEEYLAFDSRDLNEECHEECPESVWRHHCLPPVSPYRCRRQAVLDLLFDDVWRELVGWMKELVQRHWECCTSHDETLSGSLSPVLPDALNPFMLLSSLPAVLPKLGQSRVPPLMSGQQLQGVPISSERSVLEAAGRTPAGAAATQYNLHDLIVIQSIPLQQRNLAVLERSQDPEERPSHRTVSSAIPSSRPRPRRALEQSSSSLSRQLQSARRRNPPPRNLLPLVPSLSQAGTGGYLDEVIRGTRLTTASDRLTSPLVALSRNTPLPPIGTGDTESSHPGLLSKLTQRQKGPSSRAHSAIHDEVQSSIPRDRHHILDIFSRPNTTHTYRSDTPYRSSFTVLDNIGQGRPGRASVGTDSLGIGVTGVSLGISSSSFLDSYPHHPLGPSPIKDEEEPEPQSPVAAAAPVPPRSFTRGGISSRSSRPGL; encoded by the exons ATGCTGTTTGCAGAGAGTCGAGCGAGAGGAGGCGGGGATGAGAGACGTGGTCTGGAGCCCTTGAGCCGGAGAGAAAAGAGGATGATTTCACGGTACAACAGGAGACCAGTATCGCATAAACTTGAGAT TCGTGGTTTGTCTCGTAGCAGTCTCGATCACCACCCTCTCCCTGAAGAAGCAGACGATAACAAAACCTCTCCGCATTACCTCCATGACCTGCAGGAAGCCGTCTCTGCACACAACAG CTTGCAGACGTCTGCCGCCTCGGACCACTCCGACTGCCCAACCGTTATCTCAGTATCACCCAGCCAGTCCTGGTCCGGTATTCACAGCTCCACAGGAACCGGCATCTCCACAGAAAGGAGCTCCGTTTTCTCTTGGGGCTATGAT GAGTTTGATAAGGCGGCGTCGCGGCAGGTGCAGCAGATGTTTGATGAGATCGACAAGGAGCTGTATGAAGGGAGAGGCTGTGGGGGGGGGATACTCCAGGGGCTGCAGGACGAATGCCAGCAGTGGACCACACGCTTTCCACATCTTCG GATCCTGGGGACTCAGCTTTTGTGTCCCACCGACGAGGGCTTCCAGTGGTACGCCACTCCAGGGACAGTCAGTCGTGCCAGCAGCCCGTCAACAGACGGAAAAACTACTGTGAACAGCCAAGGCAAAGAGAAAGGGGCTGCAGA attgaATATTCAGGGCAGGAAAGCTGCACTGATCAAAGAGTTTGATGACACTCCTCACAGCGAGCCTAGCAGCTACGACCAGCCGAGAGTGATTGAAGTGGAGGGTGTGATGGAGGAATATCTGGCTTTTGATAGCCGGGACTT GAATGAGGAGTGTCATGAGGAATGCCCGGAGTCTGTTTGGAGGCATCACTGCCTGCCCCCGGTCTCACCGTACCGCTGCCGCCGGCAGGCTGTTCTCGACCTGCTGTTTGATGACGTCTGGCGGGAGCTGGTTGGTTGGATGAAAGAGCTGGTTCAACGTCACTGGGAGTGCTGCACCTCCC ATGACGAAACCCTATCTGGGAGCCTGAGCCCTGTGCTGCCAGACGCTCTGAATCCTTTCATGCTGCTCTCCTCGCTGCCCGCCGTGCTTCCAAAACTCGGTCAGAGCCGAGTGCCACCGCTCATGTCTGGACAGCAGCTCCAG GGGGTGCCAATCAGTTCGGAGAGGTCTGTACTTGAGGCA GCTGGCAGGACGCCTGCAGGGGCAGCGGCAACGCAGTACAACCTGCACGACCTCATCGTGATTCAAAGCATCCCGCTGCAGCAGAGAAACCTGGCTGTGCTGGAGAGAAGCCA GGATCCGGAGGAGCGCCCGTCCCACAGGACAGTCTCTAGCGCCATCCCTTCCAGCAGACCTCGTCCTCGCAGAGCCCTGGAGCAGAGCTCTTCTTCTTTGTCCCGCCAACTGCAGTCAGCACGCCGCAGAAACCCTCCTCCTCGAAACTTGCTGCCCCTTGTTCCGAGTTTGAGTCAGGCCGGGACAGGAGGATACCTGGACGAGGTTATCCGTGGGACACGACT AACCACAGCCAGTGACCGATTAACATCTCCGCTGGTGGCCCTGAGCCGAAACACTCCCCTGCCCCCCATCGGAACCGGAGACACCGAGTCGTCCCATCCAGGGCTGCTGTCAAAGCTCACACAG CGTCAGAAAGGCCCTTCCAGCCGCGCCCACAGCGCCATACATGATGAAGTTCAAAGTTCCATACCAAGGGATCGTCACCACATACTAGACATCTTCTCTCGTCCCAACACGACACACACATACAGG TCAGACACTCCATACCGGAGTTCCTTCACCGTGCTGGACAACATCGGGCAGGGTCGGCCAGGAAGAGCCTCTGTAGGCACAG ACTCTCTGGGAATCGGCGTGACCGGTGTCAGTCTTGGCATCAGCAGCTCATCTTTCTTGGACTCATATCCTCACCACCCGCTGGGGCCCTCGCCCATCAAAGACGAAGAAGAGCCCGAACCACAGAGCCCTGTCGCAG CAGCTGCTCCCGTTCCGCCTCGCTCCTTCACCCGCGGTGGCATCTCATCCAGATCCAGCAGGCCTGGCTTGTAG
- the fam149b1 gene encoding protein FAM149B1 isoform X3: MLFAESRARGGGDERRGLEPLSRREKRMISRYNRRPVSHKLEIRGLSRSSLDHHPLPEEADDNKTSPHYLHDLQEAVSAHNSLQTSAASDHSDCPTVISVSPSQSWSGIHSSTGTGISTERSSVFSWGYDEFDKAASRQVQQMFDEIDKELYEGRGCGGGILQGLQDECQQWTTRFPHLRILGTQLLCPTDEGFQWYATPGTVSRASSPSTDGKTTVNSQGKEKGAAELNIQGRKAALIKEFDDTPHSEPSSYDQPRVIEVEGVMEEYLAFDSRDLNEECHEECPESVWRHHCLPPVSPYRCRRQAVLDLLFDDVWRELVGWMKELVQRHWECCTSHDETLSGSLSPVLPDALNPFMLLSSLPAVLPKLGQSRVPPLMSGQQLQNTKSRGSKHKSRWKSKKQKRPSAAGRTPAGAAATQYNLHDLIVIQSIPLQQRNLAVLERSQDPEERPSHRTVSSAIPSSRPRPRRALEQSSSSLSRQLQSARRRNPPPRNLLPLVPSLSQAGTGGYLDEVIRGTRLTTASDRLTSPLVALSRNTPLPPIGTGDTESSHPGLLSKLTQRQKGPSSRAHSAIHDEVQSSIPRDRHHILDIFSRPNTTHTYRSDTPYRSSFTVLDNIGQGRPGRASVGTDSLGIGVTGVSLGISSSSFLDSYPHHPLGPSPIKDEEEPEPQSPVAAAAPVPPRSFTRGGISSRSSRPGL; this comes from the exons ATGCTGTTTGCAGAGAGTCGAGCGAGAGGAGGCGGGGATGAGAGACGTGGTCTGGAGCCCTTGAGCCGGAGAGAAAAGAGGATGATTTCACGGTACAACAGGAGACCAGTATCGCATAAACTTGAGAT TCGTGGTTTGTCTCGTAGCAGTCTCGATCACCACCCTCTCCCTGAAGAAGCAGACGATAACAAAACCTCTCCGCATTACCTCCATGACCTGCAGGAAGCCGTCTCTGCACACAACAG CTTGCAGACGTCTGCCGCCTCGGACCACTCCGACTGCCCAACCGTTATCTCAGTATCACCCAGCCAGTCCTGGTCCGGTATTCACAGCTCCACAGGAACCGGCATCTCCACAGAAAGGAGCTCCGTTTTCTCTTGGGGCTATGAT GAGTTTGATAAGGCGGCGTCGCGGCAGGTGCAGCAGATGTTTGATGAGATCGACAAGGAGCTGTATGAAGGGAGAGGCTGTGGGGGGGGGATACTCCAGGGGCTGCAGGACGAATGCCAGCAGTGGACCACACGCTTTCCACATCTTCG GATCCTGGGGACTCAGCTTTTGTGTCCCACCGACGAGGGCTTCCAGTGGTACGCCACTCCAGGGACAGTCAGTCGTGCCAGCAGCCCGTCAACAGACGGAAAAACTACTGTGAACAGCCAAGGCAAAGAGAAAGGGGCTGCAGA attgaATATTCAGGGCAGGAAAGCTGCACTGATCAAAGAGTTTGATGACACTCCTCACAGCGAGCCTAGCAGCTACGACCAGCCGAGAGTGATTGAAGTGGAGGGTGTGATGGAGGAATATCTGGCTTTTGATAGCCGGGACTT GAATGAGGAGTGTCATGAGGAATGCCCGGAGTCTGTTTGGAGGCATCACTGCCTGCCCCCGGTCTCACCGTACCGCTGCCGCCGGCAGGCTGTTCTCGACCTGCTGTTTGATGACGTCTGGCGGGAGCTGGTTGGTTGGATGAAAGAGCTGGTTCAACGTCACTGGGAGTGCTGCACCTCCC ATGACGAAACCCTATCTGGGAGCCTGAGCCCTGTGCTGCCAGACGCTCTGAATCCTTTCATGCTGCTCTCCTCGCTGCCCGCCGTGCTTCCAAAACTCGGTCAGAGCCGAGTGCCACCGCTCATGTCTGGACAGCAGCTCCAG aacACAAAGTCAAGGGGCTCAAAGCACAAGTCCAGATGGAAatccaaaaagcagaaaaggcCTTCAGCT GCTGGCAGGACGCCTGCAGGGGCAGCGGCAACGCAGTACAACCTGCACGACCTCATCGTGATTCAAAGCATCCCGCTGCAGCAGAGAAACCTGGCTGTGCTGGAGAGAAGCCA GGATCCGGAGGAGCGCCCGTCCCACAGGACAGTCTCTAGCGCCATCCCTTCCAGCAGACCTCGTCCTCGCAGAGCCCTGGAGCAGAGCTCTTCTTCTTTGTCCCGCCAACTGCAGTCAGCACGCCGCAGAAACCCTCCTCCTCGAAACTTGCTGCCCCTTGTTCCGAGTTTGAGTCAGGCCGGGACAGGAGGATACCTGGACGAGGTTATCCGTGGGACACGACT AACCACAGCCAGTGACCGATTAACATCTCCGCTGGTGGCCCTGAGCCGAAACACTCCCCTGCCCCCCATCGGAACCGGAGACACCGAGTCGTCCCATCCAGGGCTGCTGTCAAAGCTCACACAG CGTCAGAAAGGCCCTTCCAGCCGCGCCCACAGCGCCATACATGATGAAGTTCAAAGTTCCATACCAAGGGATCGTCACCACATACTAGACATCTTCTCTCGTCCCAACACGACACACACATACAGG TCAGACACTCCATACCGGAGTTCCTTCACCGTGCTGGACAACATCGGGCAGGGTCGGCCAGGAAGAGCCTCTGTAGGCACAG ACTCTCTGGGAATCGGCGTGACCGGTGTCAGTCTTGGCATCAGCAGCTCATCTTTCTTGGACTCATATCCTCACCACCCGCTGGGGCCCTCGCCCATCAAAGACGAAGAAGAGCCCGAACCACAGAGCCCTGTCGCAG CAGCTGCTCCCGTTCCGCCTCGCTCCTTCACCCGCGGTGGCATCTCATCCAGATCCAGCAGGCCTGGCTTGTAG
- the fam149b1 gene encoding protein FAM149B1 isoform X5: MLFAESRARGGGDERRGLEPLSRREKRMISRYNRRPVSHKLEIRGLSRSSLDHHPLPEEADDNKTSPHYLHDLQEAVSAHNSLQTSAASDHSDCPTVISVSPSQSWSGIHSSTGTGISTERSSVFSWGYDEFDKAASRQVQQMFDEIDKELYEGRGCGGGILQGLQDECQQWTTRFPHLRILGTQLLCPTDEGFQWYATPGTVSRASSPSTDGKTTVNSQGKEKGAAELNIQGRKAALIKEFDDTPHSEPSSYDQPRVIEVEGVMEEYLAFDSRDLNEECHEECPESVWRHHCLPPVSPYRCRRQAVLDLLFDDVWRELVGWMKELVQRHWECCTSHDETLSGSLSPVLPDALNPFMLLSSLPAVLPKLGQSRVPPLMSGQQLQAGRTPAGAAATQYNLHDLIVIQSIPLQQRNLAVLERSQDPEERPSHRTVSSAIPSSRPRPRRALEQSSSSLSRQLQSARRRNPPPRNLLPLVPSLSQAGTGGYLDEVIRGTRLTTASDRLTSPLVALSRNTPLPPIGTGDTESSHPGLLSKLTQRQKGPSSRAHSAIHDEVQSSIPRDRHHILDIFSRPNTTHTYRSDTPYRSSFTVLDNIGQGRPGRASVGTDSLGIGVTGVSLGISSSSFLDSYPHHPLGPSPIKDEEEPEPQSPVAAAAPVPPRSFTRGGISSRSSRPGL, translated from the exons ATGCTGTTTGCAGAGAGTCGAGCGAGAGGAGGCGGGGATGAGAGACGTGGTCTGGAGCCCTTGAGCCGGAGAGAAAAGAGGATGATTTCACGGTACAACAGGAGACCAGTATCGCATAAACTTGAGAT TCGTGGTTTGTCTCGTAGCAGTCTCGATCACCACCCTCTCCCTGAAGAAGCAGACGATAACAAAACCTCTCCGCATTACCTCCATGACCTGCAGGAAGCCGTCTCTGCACACAACAG CTTGCAGACGTCTGCCGCCTCGGACCACTCCGACTGCCCAACCGTTATCTCAGTATCACCCAGCCAGTCCTGGTCCGGTATTCACAGCTCCACAGGAACCGGCATCTCCACAGAAAGGAGCTCCGTTTTCTCTTGGGGCTATGAT GAGTTTGATAAGGCGGCGTCGCGGCAGGTGCAGCAGATGTTTGATGAGATCGACAAGGAGCTGTATGAAGGGAGAGGCTGTGGGGGGGGGATACTCCAGGGGCTGCAGGACGAATGCCAGCAGTGGACCACACGCTTTCCACATCTTCG GATCCTGGGGACTCAGCTTTTGTGTCCCACCGACGAGGGCTTCCAGTGGTACGCCACTCCAGGGACAGTCAGTCGTGCCAGCAGCCCGTCAACAGACGGAAAAACTACTGTGAACAGCCAAGGCAAAGAGAAAGGGGCTGCAGA attgaATATTCAGGGCAGGAAAGCTGCACTGATCAAAGAGTTTGATGACACTCCTCACAGCGAGCCTAGCAGCTACGACCAGCCGAGAGTGATTGAAGTGGAGGGTGTGATGGAGGAATATCTGGCTTTTGATAGCCGGGACTT GAATGAGGAGTGTCATGAGGAATGCCCGGAGTCTGTTTGGAGGCATCACTGCCTGCCCCCGGTCTCACCGTACCGCTGCCGCCGGCAGGCTGTTCTCGACCTGCTGTTTGATGACGTCTGGCGGGAGCTGGTTGGTTGGATGAAAGAGCTGGTTCAACGTCACTGGGAGTGCTGCACCTCCC ATGACGAAACCCTATCTGGGAGCCTGAGCCCTGTGCTGCCAGACGCTCTGAATCCTTTCATGCTGCTCTCCTCGCTGCCCGCCGTGCTTCCAAAACTCGGTCAGAGCCGAGTGCCACCGCTCATGTCTGGACAGCAGCTCCAG GCTGGCAGGACGCCTGCAGGGGCAGCGGCAACGCAGTACAACCTGCACGACCTCATCGTGATTCAAAGCATCCCGCTGCAGCAGAGAAACCTGGCTGTGCTGGAGAGAAGCCA GGATCCGGAGGAGCGCCCGTCCCACAGGACAGTCTCTAGCGCCATCCCTTCCAGCAGACCTCGTCCTCGCAGAGCCCTGGAGCAGAGCTCTTCTTCTTTGTCCCGCCAACTGCAGTCAGCACGCCGCAGAAACCCTCCTCCTCGAAACTTGCTGCCCCTTGTTCCGAGTTTGAGTCAGGCCGGGACAGGAGGATACCTGGACGAGGTTATCCGTGGGACACGACT AACCACAGCCAGTGACCGATTAACATCTCCGCTGGTGGCCCTGAGCCGAAACACTCCCCTGCCCCCCATCGGAACCGGAGACACCGAGTCGTCCCATCCAGGGCTGCTGTCAAAGCTCACACAG CGTCAGAAAGGCCCTTCCAGCCGCGCCCACAGCGCCATACATGATGAAGTTCAAAGTTCCATACCAAGGGATCGTCACCACATACTAGACATCTTCTCTCGTCCCAACACGACACACACATACAGG TCAGACACTCCATACCGGAGTTCCTTCACCGTGCTGGACAACATCGGGCAGGGTCGGCCAGGAAGAGCCTCTGTAGGCACAG ACTCTCTGGGAATCGGCGTGACCGGTGTCAGTCTTGGCATCAGCAGCTCATCTTTCTTGGACTCATATCCTCACCACCCGCTGGGGCCCTCGCCCATCAAAGACGAAGAAGAGCCCGAACCACAGAGCCCTGTCGCAG CAGCTGCTCCCGTTCCGCCTCGCTCCTTCACCCGCGGTGGCATCTCATCCAGATCCAGCAGGCCTGGCTTGTAG